A window of Amphiprion ocellaris isolate individual 3 ecotype Okinawa chromosome 12, ASM2253959v1, whole genome shotgun sequence contains these coding sequences:
- the pcare2 gene encoding uncharacterized protein pcare2, which produces MGCSPSKGKLFSKPESPGLQKALPAEAPLDAVEGRPVEVENKCLKTEQKENELPPPAEECHTKETACLAVNQTSAQMAENIQEKEVNVMPLEIVSDVVQTDKIKKMEKRKKNKGNRRSTDKKRKSSIAKTKVDFPPHMVRAHQAAYTFLNPNISKYETLLGLLDQATQTQLSLQPMMSGLVLRFEEINQALEEMAEEGELMLKEHGDYMALPSGMMGPTVMSAKPSTDRAQPPDPPPDLLQQLLQHSTEKMRQVAGSVQALGETTLEEAVEYYSSLSKMLVEKLQAKQTAEKRLAQVLARVEVAAMRKSNPEDSALHSEDSGIGGENESLTGSERHRRHRGSAGSGSCGSGANVRGAFDNLAGNSPNLVGHNEDDEEDEEEDDDDDEEYEDDESDRPQRKRSSSSPPDPSQALRYMHANYIQQQQSTVKRPLTAAKPEHASSTRCATVMMELQRNQKDLDQRIQKMSENKELAGPLYNVYRAGLRRHSLNGSAGAHKGPLRINQPPCSLPMIAPQPPKRQTVRRLINSFSQGVDGRPGQSLANVPPHIRRPKKSGVLLLSDTVTRNEGGLVINGNNNNNSWPDSRDDLDMDNLPPPPPEVLMDNSFQSTEGLLGNEEGLQGDSGRTLPMINQKAGISQRLKASVQNVEVLPNRAGVRPRSIAISPACPVRQDDVMGVQDEEQQQETDVDPDTEKANCLYQQARKIIHLRDAVESTDRRNIVERRGTLSHQDRMGQRCESTEYYEDEMPSCSPPVTAPPVSRVRLPPSGPSVRHRYPSPPVFRPQSTSSRPSSPRTIVRATDNPPEEIIPSVSFRDARSVFSRNDSQNSQACLSSGSSVLPRPWGEASRGRLTTRGIGSSTRRTQSEQRPSMTSHAEFCKDVRSTQAKEKEPVVSSYRPGSPLLTGNDDQLDPSAAVMTA; this is translated from the exons ATGGGCTGCTCTCCATCGAAAGGAAAGTTATTTTCAAAGCCAGAAAGCCCTGGACTTCAGAAGGCTCTCCCGGCTGAAGCACCACTGGATGCTGTTGAAGGTAGACCTGTAGAGGTGGAGAATAAATGCTTAAAAAccgaacagaaagaaaatgaacttCCACCACCTGCTGAAGAATGTCACACAAAAGAGACTGCGTGTTTGGCCGTCAACCAGACGTCTGCCCAAATGGCAGAAAACATTCAAGAAAAAGAGGTGAATGTGATGCCCCTAGAAATAGTCAGTGATGTTGTACAAACAGACAAGATCAAAAAGATGGAGAAacgaaagaaaaataaaggcaaCAGAAGGTCTACTGACAAGAAGAGGAAGTCCTCTATTGCTAAGACAAAGGTAGACTTCCCACCACACATGGTAAGGGCTCATCAGGCAGCCTATACCTTTCTGAATCCAAACATCTCCAAATATGAAACTCTGTTGGGACTGCTGGACCAGGCCACCCAGACACAGTTGTCCCTCCAGCCCATGATGTCCGGTCTGGTGTTGCGCTTTGAAGAGATCAACCAGGCACTGGAGGAGATGGCTGAGGAGGGGGAGCTGATGTTGAAGGAGCACGGGGACTACATGGCCTTACCTTCTGGGATGATGGGCCCAACTGTAATGTCAGCAAAACCTAGCACTGATAGAGCTCAGCCCCCCGATCCACCTCCTGATCTTTTACAGCAGCTGCTCCAGCATTcaacagagaaaatgaggcAGGTGGCAGGTTCAGTCCAGGCACTGGGTGAGACCACACTCGAGGAGGCAGTGGAGTATTATTCCTCCCTCTCTAAAATGCTGGTTGAGAAGCTGCAGGCCAAGCAGACAGCAGAGAAGAGGTTGGCTCAAGTGCTTGCTCGGGTAGAGGTGGCAGCCATGAGAAAGTCTAACCCAGAGGACTCGGCACTGCACAGCGAGGACAGTGGAATCGGTGGAGAGAACGAGAGTCTGACAGGGTCCGAGAGGCACCGCCGCCACCGTGGGAGTGCTGGATCAGGAAGTTGTGGATCTGGGGCCAATGTCCGAGGTGCATTTGACAATCTTGCTGGTAATTCCCCCAACTTGGTAGGCCACAATGAagatgatgaggaggatgaggaggaggatgatgatgacgacgaaGAGTACGAAGATGATGAAAGTGACAGGCCTCAGAGGAAGAGATCGAGCTCTTCCCCACCCGATCCCAGTCAGGCTCTTCGCTACATGCATGCAAATTATATTCAGCAACAGCAGTCCACAGTTAAACGACCCCTCACTGCAGCCAAGCCTGAACATGCTTCATCCACTAGGTGTGCAACTGTAATGATGGAGCTACAAAGGAACCAGAAGGACTTGGATCAGAGAATTCAAAAGATGTCTGAAAACAAAGAGTTAGCAGGGCCTCTTTATAATGTGTATAGAGCTGGATTAAGGAGGCATTCATTAAATGGATCAGCAGGTGCACACAAAGGCCCTTTGAGAATAAACCAGCCACCTTGCTCCTTACCAATGATAGCGCCACAACCACCAAAGCGCCAGACTGTCAGAAGGCTAATAAACAGTTTTAGTCAAGGGGTTGATGGGAGACCAGGGCAGAGTCTTGCTAATGTTCCACCTCATATCAGGAGGCCCAAGAAAAGTGGGGTCCTTCTGCTATCTGACACAGTCACTCGCAATGAAGGGGGATTAGTCATCAAtggcaacaataacaacaacagctgGCCTGACAGCAGGGATGACCTGGACATGGACAACTTACCACCTCCacccccagaggttctgatggaCAATTCCTTCCAGAGTACCGAAGGCCTACTAGGAAATGAGGAAGGGTTGCAGGGAGATTCAGGCCGGACTCTCCCAATGATAAACCAAAAGGCTGGAATCTCCCAGCGTCTGAAAGCATCTGTGCAGAATGTGGAAGTGCTGCCAAACCGAGCAGGTGTGAGGCCAAGATCGATCGCTATCTCACCTGCCTGTCCTGTGAGGCAGGATGATGTAATGGGGGTGCAAGATGAAGAGCAGCAACAAGAAACAGatgtggatccagatactgagAAAGCCAATTGTCTCTATCAGCAGGCACGTAAGATCATTCACCTGCGTGATGCAGTAGAATCTACTGACAGGAGAAATATCGTGGAAAGAAGAGGGACTTTATCCCATCAAGACAGAATGGGGCAAAGGTGTGAAAGCACTGAATATTATGAGGATGAGATGCCCTCTTGCAGCCCACCTGTGACAGCACCACCTGTCTCTAGAGTCCGACTGCCACCATCGGGTCCCTCTGTGCGCCACAGATATCCAAGTCCCCCGGTATTCAGACCACAGTCTACGTCATCTCGCCCCAGTTCTCCTAGAACAATAGTACGTGCCACAGACAACCCTCCTGAAGAGATCATTCCATCTGTGTCCTTTCGAGATGCCCGCTCAGTCTTTTCTCGAAATGATTCACAAAACTCTCAGGCCTGCCTCTCCTCTGGAAGTTCTGTGCTTCCCAGACCGTGGGGAGAGGCTTCCCGAGGAAGACTAACAACTCGAGGGATTGGTAGCTCTACCCGTCGCACCCAATCAGAACAGAGGCCTAGCATGACTTCCCATGCAGAGTTTTGCAAAGATGTCAGATCTACTCAGGCCAAGGAAAAAGAGCCCGTTGTCTCAAGTTATAG GCCGGGCAGCCCTCTGCTGACAGGAAATGACGACCAATTGGATCCAAGTGCCGCTGTGATGACAGCCTAG